In Budorcas taxicolor isolate Tak-1 chromosome 16, Takin1.1, whole genome shotgun sequence, the following are encoded in one genomic region:
- the CDK18 gene encoding cyclin-dependent kinase 18 — MCPRTHTEASSKAGLMAAQTAWDPGSRQSRGLACGTAADYEEGALWEHLGQTSRRKESPPAPDVFRVPSAQEERTCRCSLPIMNKMKNFKRRFSLSVPRTETIEESLAEFTEQFNQLHNRRNEDLQLGPLGGDPQPESSTFSPTDSGEDPGQPSPGVQYRRQNQRRFSMEDISKRLSLPMDIRLPQEFLQKLQLESPDLPKPLTRMSRRASLSDIGFGKLETYVKLDKLGEGTYATVFKGRSKLTENLVALKEIRLEHEEGAPCTAIREVSLLRNLKHANIVTLHDLVHTERSLTLVFEYLDRDLKQYLDHCGNLMSMHNVKIFMFQLLRGLAYCHRRKILHRDLKPQNLLINERGELKLADFGLARAKSVPTKTYSNEVVTLWYRPPDVLLGSTEYSTPLDMWGVGCIHYEMATGRPLFPGSTVKEELHLIFRLLGTPTEETWPGVMALSEFRAYNFPRYLPQPLLSHAPRLDPDGINLLSSLLLYESKSRVSAEAALRHPYFRSLGERVHQLEDTASLFSLKEIQLQKDPGYRGLAFQQPGRGKNRRQSIF; from the exons ATGTGCCCTCGCACGCACACAGAAGCCAGCTCTAAGGCTGGGCTCATGGCTGCTCAGACAGCCTGGGACCCAGGATCGCGGCAGAGCCGGGGGCTGGCCTGTGGCACAGCAGCAGACTACGAAGAGGGGGCGCTGTGGGAGCATCTCGGCCAGACCTCCCGTCGGAAGGAGAGCCCCCCAGCTCCTGACGTCTTCAGGGTCCCGTCTGCACAGGAGGAGCG gacctgCCGCTGCTCCCTGCCGATCATGAACAAGATGAAGAACTTTAAGCGCCGCTTCTCCCTATCCGTGCCCCGCACTGAGACCATTGAGGAGTCCTTGGCGGAGTTCACAGAGCAGTTCAACCAGCTCCACAACCGGCGCAACGAGG ACCTGCAGCTTGGTCCTCTTGGTGGAGATCCCCAGCCAGAGTCCAGCACCTTCTCCCCCACAGACAGTGGGGAGGACCCCGGGCAGCCGTCCCCAGGTGTGCAGTACCGGCGGCAGAACCAACGCCGCTTCTCCATGGAG GACATCAGTAAGAGGCTCTCTTTGCCCATGGACATCCGCCTGCCCCAGGAGTTCCTGCAGAAGCTGCAGCTGGAGAGCCCAGACCTGCCCAAACCGCTCACCCGAATGTCCCGCCGCGCTTCCTTG tcaGATATCGGCTTTGGGAAACTGGAAACATACGTGAAACTGGACAAACTGGGGGAG GGAACCTATGCCACAGTCTTCAAGGGGCGCAGCAAACTGACAGAGAACCTCGTGGCCCTGAAGGAGATCCGGCTGGAACACGAGGAGGGGGCGCCCTGCACTGCCATCCGTGAGG TGTCTCTCCTGCGGAACCTGAAGCACGCCAACATCGTGACCCTCCATGACCTCGTGCACACGGAGCGCTCCCTCACCCTGGTGTTTGAGTACCTG GACCGTGACCTGAAGCAGTATCTGGACCACTGTGGCAACCTCATGAGCATGCACAACGTCAAG ATTTTCATGTTCCAGCTGCTCCGGGGCCTCGCCTACTGCCACCGCCGCAAGATCCTGCACCGGGACCTGAAGCCCCAGAACCTGCTCATTAACGAGAGAGGGGAGCTGAAGCTGGCCGATTTTG GACTGGCCCGGGCCAAGTCAGTGCCCACGAAGACCTACTCCAATGAGGTGGTGACCCTGTGGTACAGGCCCCCCGATGTGCTGCTGGGGTCCACGGAGTACTCCACCCCCCTAGACATGTG GGGTGTGGGCTGCATCCACTACGAGATGGCCACAGGGAGGCCGCTCTTCCCCGGCTCCACGGTCAAGGAGGAGCTGCACCTCATCTTCCGACTCCTCG GGACCCCCACGGAAGAGACGTGGCCCGGTGTGATGGCCCTGTCGGAGTTCCGAGCCTACAACTTCCCCCGGTACCTCCCCCAGCCGCTCCTCAGCCACGCTCCCAG GTTGGACCCTGACGGCATCAACCTCCTGAGCAGCCTCCTCCTG TATGAATCCAAGAGCCGCGTGTCAGCAGAGGCGGCCCTGAGGCACCCCTACTTCCGGTCTCTGGGGGAGCGCGTGCACCAGCTGGAAGACA ctgcctccctcttctccctgaAGGAGATCCAGCTCCAGAAGGACCCCGGCTACCGGGGTCTGGCCTTCCAGCAGCCAG GGCGAGGGAAGAACCGCCGACAGAGCATCTTCTGA